One Chloroflexota bacterium DNA window includes the following coding sequences:
- a CDS encoding hydroxymethylglutaryl-CoA lyase, producing the protein MIPLTNLPSTVSIREVGPRDGLQNEDRILTTEQKILLINALNNSGLRQIEVGSFVNPRYVPQMADTAEVFARIERRPDVIYSAIAPNLRGAQRAIEARADSVQVFLSASESHNQSNVRMSINESLAAAADIALALKEASIEFEAVLSVVFGCPFENDVPIERVVTMTERLLALGASQITLGDTTGMAHPRLVQAVVRALRERFPHAPLRLHPHSARGAGLANVLAALEVGIDRIDASIGGIGGCPFAPGAPGNICTEDTVHMLHEMGIDTGLNIPKLVSCAKLIESLLGHEVPGQVIKGGICGHIPGGTMRPWNETEILGQQASRTV; encoded by the coding sequence ATGATTCCCTTAACCAACCTGCCCAGCACTGTCAGCATCCGCGAAGTTGGCCCCCGCGATGGCTTGCAAAATGAGGATCGTATCCTCACCACTGAGCAAAAAATCCTGTTAATCAATGCCCTCAATAATTCTGGCTTGCGCCAAATTGAAGTTGGTTCGTTCGTCAACCCGCGCTATGTGCCCCAAATGGCCGATACCGCCGAGGTTTTCGCGCGGATCGAGCGCCGCCCCGATGTGATTTATAGCGCGATTGCGCCCAATTTACGTGGTGCTCAACGGGCAATCGAAGCCCGCGCCGATTCGGTGCAGGTCTTTTTGAGCGCTTCCGAAAGCCATAATCAAAGCAATGTGCGCATGAGCATCAACGAATCGCTGGCTGCTGCTGCCGATATCGCCTTAGCGCTCAAAGAAGCTTCAATCGAATTTGAGGCGGTGCTCTCGGTGGTCTTTGGCTGCCCTTTTGAAAACGATGTGCCGATCGAGCGGGTTGTGACCATGACTGAACGGCTCTTGGCGCTCGGAGCTAGCCAAATTACGCTTGGCGATACTACTGGCATGGCTCACCCGCGCTTAGTCCAAGCGGTTGTGCGAGCATTGCGTGAGCGCTTTCCCCACGCACCCTTACGCTTACACCCGCATAGCGCCCGTGGCGCTGGGTTGGCCAACGTTCTGGCGGCACTCGAAGTTGGGATTGATCGAATCGATGCCAGCATCGGCGGGATTGGTGGTTGTCCCTTTGCGCCAGGTGCACCAGGCAATATCTGCACCGAAGACACCGTGCATATGCTCCACGAAATGGGCATCGACACGGGCCTCAATATTCCAAAATTGGTTTCATGTGCCAAATTGATCGAAAGCTTATTGGGTCATGAAGTGCCTGGCCAAGTGATCAAAGGCGGCATTTGTGGCCATATTCCAGGTGGCACTATGCGCCCATGGAACGAAACCGAAATCCTTGGTCAGCAAGCTAGCCGCACAGTTTAA
- the yidD gene encoding membrane protein insertion efficiency factor YidD — translation MGKILLALIRLYQRFSRYTPPSCIYTPTCSHYGYQAIAKYGAFKGTWLTLKRIARCHPWAQGGEDPVP, via the coding sequence ATGGGTAAGATCTTATTGGCACTAATTCGCTTGTACCAGCGTTTTTCGCGATATACACCACCAAGTTGTATCTATACGCCAACCTGTTCCCACTATGGCTATCAAGCTATCGCGAAATATGGGGCATTCAAAGGTACATGGTTGACACTGAAACGGATCGCCCGTTGCCATCCATGGGCACAGGGTGGTGAAGACCCTGTTCCATAG
- a CDS encoding Franean1_4349 family RiPP, with translation MSSKYSVEFQRLIDQATSDEAFRQELLDSSNIAETLKNHGFNLTDDELQQVEASATNFQGSGTAAKVGWFS, from the coding sequence ATGAGTTCAAAGTACAGCGTGGAGTTTCAACGCCTGATCGATCAAGCCACTTCGGACGAAGCCTTCCGCCAAGAACTGTTGGATAGTAGCAATATTGCCGAAACTCTCAAAAACCATGGTTTTAACTTAACCGATGATGAATTGCAACAGGTCGAAGCCTCTGCAACCAATTTCCAAGGCTCAGGAACCGCAGCTAAAGTTGGTTGGTTTAGCTAA
- a CDS encoding KH domain-containing protein — MALQKVEVRAASVAEAVAQALAQLGKDEDEALIEVLAQTADSALVRVSVDDDEDELLAEYGDEDDEEQPKRRRRRVASTDEQTVALARQLLEALLTRMNIDAFVTPVVQKAKGSDDEEDTLTLHIEGVDEETTGLMIGRRGETLRSLQYLLNVLIHRQTGRWSQVVIDIGQYRQRRQDSLEGLALRMAERVRQSGRPMPLEPMSSFERRIIHMALRDDPSVYTESAGEGEHRKIVIYPKR, encoded by the coding sequence ATGGCGTTGCAAAAAGTTGAAGTACGCGCAGCAAGCGTGGCCGAGGCCGTGGCTCAAGCCCTCGCCCAACTCGGCAAAGATGAAGATGAAGCTCTGATCGAGGTTTTAGCGCAAACCGCTGATTCAGCCCTTGTCCGCGTCAGCGTCGATGATGATGAGGATGAGTTGCTCGCTGAGTATGGCGATGAGGACGATGAGGAGCAACCCAAACGTCGTCGCCGCCGTGTAGCCAGCACCGATGAGCAAACTGTGGCGCTCGCTCGCCAGTTGCTCGAGGCGTTGCTCACCCGCATGAACATCGATGCCTTTGTAACGCCAGTTGTACAGAAGGCTAAAGGCTCCGATGATGAAGAAGATACGCTAACCTTGCATATCGAGGGTGTCGATGAAGAAACCACCGGTCTGATGATTGGCCGCCGTGGCGAAACCTTGCGCTCATTGCAATATCTGCTGAATGTCTTGATTCATCGCCAAACTGGGCGCTGGTCGCAAGTTGTGATCGATATTGGCCAATATCGCCAACGTCGCCAAGATTCGCTTGAGGGCTTGGCACTGCGTATGGCTGAACGGGTACGCCAATCAGGCCGCCCAATGCCACTTGAGCCAATGAGTTCATTCGAGCGCCGCATCATTCATATGGCGCTGCGCGACGATCCGTCAGTCTATACCGAAAGTGCTGGCGAAGGTGAGCATCGAAAAATTGTTATTTATCCAAAACGCTAA
- a CDS encoding 1-acyl-sn-glycerol-3-phosphate acyltransferase, translating to MGRFVRWLVFRLLRLYYPRIAVEGLEQLPRGRVMFVLNHPNGLLDPLLLMLILGQPVAFLAKNTFFNNPIGRWMMQNFGALPIYRQRDAAEGSNTRDQNEQTFARCRQLLADQHHLALFPEGTSHSEAYLLPLRSGAARIALGAEAEHNWQLDLNIVPIGLWYEDKHIFRSSVLLLVGKPINVAEFQHAEAEREQAVASLTSRMAEHLGGVVFQAGNAELLRGLPVMVGWTVDRLRRKRPSGREAYTSLTPTERVQLATLAAKAQRYARTLRLLGIADPWSPQLPLATRWRFWRKFLWTALAFIPAACGIVLSYPMYRLSGIIATRMTKELEVLSTIKLIAGIVLQPIGWIISSLIIGLLTTWQAGMIVLVLAPLFGFIALRWSERWRAVREATAASWLRLTQPDLTTQLLERRRDLGEQISNTILSLND from the coding sequence ATGGGGCGTTTTGTACGTTGGCTGGTGTTTCGGCTCTTACGTTTGTACTACCCTCGGATCGCCGTCGAAGGCTTGGAGCAGTTGCCTCGTGGGCGGGTGATGTTTGTGCTCAATCACCCCAATGGCTTGCTCGACCCGCTCTTATTGATGTTAATTCTTGGTCAGCCTGTAGCATTTTTGGCCAAAAACACTTTTTTCAACAACCCAATTGGCCGTTGGATGATGCAAAACTTTGGTGCATTGCCGATCTATCGCCAACGTGATGCCGCTGAAGGCTCGAATACCCGCGATCAAAATGAGCAAACCTTTGCTCGTTGTCGTCAACTTTTAGCTGATCAACATCATTTAGCCTTGTTTCCCGAAGGCACATCACACTCTGAGGCTTATTTATTGCCACTACGCTCAGGCGCAGCGAGGATTGCGCTCGGAGCCGAGGCCGAGCATAATTGGCAACTTGATCTCAACATCGTACCAATTGGCTTATGGTATGAAGATAAGCATATTTTTCGGTCTTCGGTGCTCTTATTAGTTGGCAAACCAATCAATGTAGCCGAATTTCAGCATGCCGAGGCCGAACGCGAACAGGCTGTTGCCAGTTTGACCAGCCGCATGGCCGAGCATTTGGGCGGCGTGGTGTTTCAGGCTGGCAATGCTGAATTATTGCGAGGTCTGCCAGTGATGGTTGGCTGGACAGTCGATCGGTTGCGCCGCAAACGCCCCAGTGGACGCGAAGCCTATACTTCGCTCACCCCTACCGAACGGGTGCAATTGGCGACGCTCGCCGCCAAAGCGCAACGCTATGCCCGTACTTTACGGCTTCTGGGCATCGCCGATCCATGGTCGCCGCAATTGCCCTTGGCCACGCGCTGGCGCTTTTGGCGCAAATTTCTGTGGACAGCCCTCGCCTTTATTCCAGCAGCGTGCGGCATTGTGCTTAGTTACCCGATGTATCGGCTGAGCGGCATTATTGCGACCCGCATGACCAAAGAGCTAGAGGTATTGAGCACAATTAAATTGATCGCAGGCATCGTGCTGCAACCAATTGGCTGGATTATTAGCAGCCTGATCATCGGGTTATTGACAACCTGGCAAGCTGGCATGATTGTGCTTGTGTTAGCTCCATTATTTGGTTTTATTGCCCTACGCTGGAGCGAACGCTGGCGTGCAGTGCGTGAAGCCACCGCCGCTTCATGGCTCCGTTTGACCCAGCCCGACCTCACGACCCAACTCCTAGAGCGCCGCCGCGATTTGGGCGAACAAATTTCCAATACGATTTTGAGCTTGAACGATTAA
- the rnpA gene encoding ribonuclease P protein component, whose product MQRSQRLRSPRDFRRVREGGRTWSNPLLVLSVAPARANRVRCGIVVRKSLGTAVERNRYKRQVREATRLVYDQIRPGWDVIFIVRAGFRTAAWEQIQQAVSRLLQQAQLWHDREQPSQEDRHG is encoded by the coding sequence ATGCAACGTTCACAGCGCCTTCGCTCGCCACGCGATTTTCGCCGCGTTCGCGAAGGCGGTCGTACATGGTCAAATCCACTCTTGGTCTTGAGCGTCGCACCAGCGCGAGCCAATCGCGTTCGTTGTGGGATTGTCGTTCGTAAGTCGCTGGGCACAGCCGTCGAACGCAATCGCTACAAACGTCAAGTGCGCGAAGCAACGCGTTTGGTCTACGATCAAATTCGCCCAGGTTGGGATGTGATATTTATTGTACGAGCGGGATTTCGCACAGCGGCCTGGGAGCAGATTCAGCAGGCCGTTTCGCGTTTACTGCAACAAGCGCAGCTATGGCATGATCGTGAACAACCATCACAGGAAGATCGCCATGGGTAA
- a CDS encoding YidC/Oxa1 family membrane protein insertase produces MNFLGPIFLPFLEWLFHLFGNLGWAIIAFTILVRLGMLPLTLKQLRSQRKIMVIQPKLRELQRKYSKDREKLTQETMKLYREHGANPVGGCLPLLISLPILFGVWQAIQLFGTSVPATAEQVQFLWLPRLTPLIENGVTVNSAHDPYFILPILAIALQFITTLMAMQRNPDPQQASMNKVMMFMPFIFGFIYFQFPAGATLYSVTGSLIQLVQQYFTSGFGLLSKYLPFLPEKTGFLHQPLPESATITIEEPETPSDQPQRRDFWAALGKLEPVVDVSAAGATADSGSSDIAAEQAIEDVKAQLGKPKKRR; encoded by the coding sequence ATGAATTTTCTTGGTCCAATCTTTTTACCATTTCTCGAATGGCTGTTCCATCTGTTTGGCAACTTGGGGTGGGCAATTATCGCCTTTACGATTTTAGTTCGTTTGGGCATGTTACCGCTCACGCTGAAGCAATTACGTTCGCAACGCAAAATTATGGTGATTCAGCCAAAATTGCGTGAATTGCAACGTAAATATAGCAAAGATCGCGAAAAACTCACCCAAGAAACCATGAAGCTTTATCGTGAGCATGGGGCCAACCCAGTTGGTGGTTGTTTACCGCTCTTGATTTCGTTGCCAATTTTGTTTGGGGTTTGGCAAGCGATTCAATTATTTGGTACTTCAGTTCCCGCAACCGCTGAACAAGTGCAGTTTTTGTGGTTGCCCCGCTTAACGCCTTTGATTGAAAATGGCGTGACGGTCAACAGTGCCCACGACCCCTACTTTATCTTACCAATTTTGGCGATCGCGCTCCAATTCATCACAACCTTGATGGCAATGCAACGCAACCCCGACCCACAGCAAGCCTCAATGAACAAAGTGATGATGTTTATGCCATTTATTTTTGGCTTTATCTATTTCCAATTCCCAGCAGGGGCCACCCTTTACTCGGTCACGGGGTCGTTGATTCAATTGGTGCAACAATATTTCACCTCGGGCTTTGGCTTGTTATCCAAATATTTGCCATTTTTGCCCGAAAAAACTGGTTTCTTGCACCAACCATTGCCAGAATCGGCTACAATCACGATTGAAGAACCAGAAACTCCCAGTGATCAGCCCCAGCGCCGCGATTTTTGGGCCGCGCTTGGGAAATTAGAACCAGTTGTTGATGTCAGCGCCGCAGGAGCTACCGCCGATAGTGGTAGCAGCGACATCGCAGCCGAACAAGCAATTGAAGATGTTAAGGCGCAGCTTGGCAAGCCGAAAAAACGGCGCTAG
- a CDS encoding MBL fold metallo-hydrolase, which translates to MMQVPLTQLSDHIAMIDNGLLTTDGFGATYVIQGDQVALIETGTSLTAEATLAGLQQLGIAPEAVEHILLTHVHMDHSGGAGILAQHLPNAKVYLHSMTAEHLVEPSRLMRSVERAVGQMWHVYGTMLPIAAERMLAAENLNLNLGKGIVLQAVPTPGHSPDHLAFWEAHSGTMWAGDSIGILMSTFNLNMPVTPPPAFNLADQLQAFQTLAQYPIRQLLPSHFGPTVAAPSLALEEMHQRLVNIVRDVRDHLHLTELPVEAIVERALPTNEPVSPALNLVLWGNLSMSVRGLKLFFERNPQAVELI; encoded by the coding sequence ATGATGCAAGTTCCGCTAACCCAACTAAGCGATCATATCGCCATGATCGATAATGGCCTGCTAACAACCGATGGTTTTGGGGCAACCTATGTGATACAAGGCGATCAGGTTGCCTTGATCGAAACTGGTACATCATTAACTGCTGAAGCCACTTTGGCTGGTTTGCAACAATTAGGCATTGCGCCCGAAGCCGTTGAACACATCCTTTTAACCCATGTGCATATGGATCACAGCGGTGGGGCGGGGATTTTGGCGCAACATCTGCCTAATGCCAAGGTTTATTTGCATTCAATGACCGCTGAGCATTTGGTCGAGCCAAGCCGTTTAATGCGCAGCGTCGAACGGGCGGTTGGTCAGATGTGGCATGTCTATGGCACGATGCTGCCGATTGCTGCCGAACGCATGCTTGCCGCCGAGAATCTAAACCTGAATCTTGGTAAAGGGATTGTGTTGCAAGCAGTGCCAACGCCTGGCCACTCGCCCGATCATTTGGCATTTTGGGAAGCACACTCGGGCACAATGTGGGCTGGTGATTCAATTGGTATCTTGATGAGCACGTTTAATCTGAATATGCCAGTTACTCCGCCGCCAGCCTTTAATTTGGCCGATCAACTGCAAGCCTTCCAAACCTTGGCGCAGTATCCAATTCGCCAATTGTTGCCGTCGCACTTTGGCCCAACTGTGGCTGCCCCATCCTTGGCACTTGAAGAAATGCACCAACGCTTGGTCAACATTGTGCGCGATGTGCGTGATCATCTACATCTTACAGAATTGCCAGTTGAGGCGATTGTTGAACGAGCACTACCAACCAACGAGCCAGTTTCGCCAGCGCTAAATTTGGTGTTATGGGGCAATTTATCGATGAGCGTGCGCGGCTTGAAACTGTTTTTCGAGCGTAACCCGCAAGCTGTTGAATTAATTTAA
- the rpmH gene encoding 50S ribosomal protein L34: MPKRTWQPKRIKRRRVHGFLERMQTRTGRAVLKARRQRGRWKLTVSDKRRPAGPGGHR; this comes from the coding sequence ATGCCAAAACGAACTTGGCAACCAAAACGCATCAAGCGCCGCCGTGTTCACGGTTTCTTGGAGCGCATGCAAACTCGCACAGGCCGCGCCGTTTTGAAAGCACGTCGTCAACGTGGCCGCTGGAAGTTAACTGTTAGCGACAAACGCCGACCAGCAGGCCCAGGCGGTCATCGCTAA
- a CDS encoding DUF2723 domain-containing protein → MNPQTAKQSSHYITQPTSQWMDRLIPWLIVGFLLPIYYLMSSPTISTAYGSSDSGELATALWFGAVPHPPGMPTYLLIGQVALHWFGGEPAQRLAWLSIIASALSAGIIAASVGLSASEQPTKIRWSAMVAAGLGVGLSQRIWQQALVVEVYALANLFQALLLWLSLRWQRWQQTSTLAALGLILGLGIGVQLPVAAWLVGFGLFWFKAKWAIKWQQIGLFWLMVELGFSCYLVLPWRGSAVPQISWGDWRSFEGAIAHISASEYRYLVGAVPLSEQIQRLILACRDLLASYWWFVGPGLIGFGWTKIMAAQRWMLVGWAGVTLLWAISYGGADAQVYLLPIHLLAGWLLGIGVVGLAQHRQIARWIWLTPALILIAVPFGWQFSLRNQTQSRDQAIVLLQQQPRNGQLLSNNDQTTFSAWYVQKVLGIRPDLQIIDQRLQQQPWYRQREGLPLR, encoded by the coding sequence ATGAATCCTCAAACTGCAAAACAATCGTCACACTATATCACGCAGCCAACCAGCCAATGGATGGATCGATTGATTCCTTGGCTGATCGTTGGGTTCCTATTGCCAATCTATTACTTGATGAGCAGCCCGACCATCAGCACAGCCTATGGCAGCAGCGATAGTGGCGAGTTGGCGACAGCACTCTGGTTTGGCGCAGTGCCGCATCCGCCAGGCATGCCAACCTATTTGCTGATTGGGCAAGTTGCGCTTCACTGGTTTGGCGGCGAGCCAGCCCAACGTTTAGCTTGGTTGAGCATCATCGCGAGTGCCTTGAGCGCAGGCATCATCGCCGCCAGCGTCGGATTAAGCGCCAGCGAGCAACCAACCAAAATCCGTTGGAGCGCCATGGTGGCTGCTGGCTTAGGCGTTGGGCTAAGTCAACGAATTTGGCAACAAGCGCTGGTGGTTGAAGTGTATGCCTTGGCAAATTTGTTTCAAGCCTTACTGCTTTGGCTCAGTTTGCGCTGGCAGCGTTGGCAACAAACCAGCACGTTGGCAGCACTTGGCTTGATTTTAGGTTTGGGCATAGGCGTGCAACTACCAGTAGCCGCATGGCTGGTAGGATTCGGCTTGTTTTGGTTCAAAGCCAAATGGGCGATTAAGTGGCAGCAAATTGGGCTGTTTTGGTTGATGGTTGAGCTTGGTTTCAGTTGCTATTTGGTGTTGCCATGGCGTGGCAGCGCAGTTCCACAAATAAGTTGGGGCGATTGGCGCAGTTTTGAGGGAGCAATTGCCCATATCAGCGCCAGCGAATATCGTTATTTGGTTGGAGCCGTACCCTTGAGCGAGCAAATTCAACGGCTCATTTTAGCTTGTCGCGATTTGCTGGCCAGCTATTGGTGGTTCGTTGGGCCAGGGCTGATTGGTTTTGGTTGGACAAAAATCATGGCTGCTCAGCGCTGGATGTTAGTTGGTTGGGCCGGAGTTACGCTGCTTTGGGCGATCAGTTATGGCGGCGCTGACGCTCAAGTCTATCTCTTGCCGATTCATTTGTTGGCTGGTTGGTTGCTAGGAATAGGGGTTGTGGGGCTGGCACAGCATCGCCAAATCGCCCGTTGGATTTGGCTAACGCCAGCCTTGATTTTGATCGCAGTCCCCTTTGGTTGGCAATTTTCGCTGCGCAACCAAACCCAAAGCCGCGATCAAGCAATCGTATTATTGCAGCAACAACCACGCAATGGTCAATTGCTCAGCAACAACGATCAAACAACATTTAGTGCATGGTATGTGCAAAAGGTATTAGGAATTCGGCCAGATCTGCAAATTATTGATCAGCGGTTACAACAACAGCCGTGGTATCGGCAACGGGAAGGGTTACCACTTCGCTAG
- a CDS encoding serine/threonine-protein phosphatase — translation MISLQEARQQLMQDTLIRQELAIARNLQQELYPKPQHYSECLDIGASVQPALETSGDLYDLIRLNDDEIAIIVGDATGKSVAAAMVMAMTRSIIRSEARRSRNPGHVLRHVNAILHADDAVNQMMTVWYGVLNLRHHQLRFANAGHPFPLLRRNGVVQELEAFGTPLRSIRNFPYAEQTIQLQANDRLVVYTDGVIETMNEQRELYSFDRWCAAVRDIEAENTAGLIDAYCAAVDDFRGAARQADDLTLVVVDIIKDPSEVVTLPVADTTAVVVTADQ, via the coding sequence ATGATCTCGCTGCAAGAGGCTCGTCAGCAATTGATGCAAGATACCCTGATTCGCCAAGAGTTGGCGATTGCCCGCAATTTACAGCAAGAACTTTACCCCAAACCCCAACACTACAGCGAATGCCTCGATATTGGCGCTTCGGTGCAGCCAGCGCTCGAAACTAGCGGCGATTTGTATGATCTGATTCGTTTGAACGACGATGAAATCGCCATTATCGTGGGCGATGCAACTGGCAAGAGTGTGGCGGCGGCGATGGTGATGGCGATGACCCGCTCGATTATTCGTAGCGAGGCCCGTCGTTCGCGCAACCCAGGCCATGTTTTGCGCCATGTCAACGCAATTTTGCACGCCGACGATGCGGTTAATCAGATGATGACGGTCTGGTATGGGGTGCTGAATTTGCGCCATCATCAATTACGCTTTGCCAATGCTGGCCACCCCTTCCCGCTGCTGCGCCGCAATGGGGTTGTGCAAGAGCTAGAGGCCTTTGGCACACCATTACGCTCGATTCGCAATTTCCCCTATGCTGAGCAAACCATCCAATTACAAGCCAATGATCGTTTGGTGGTCTATACCGATGGCGTGATTGAAACCATGAACGAGCAGCGCGAGTTGTATAGTTTTGATCGTTGGTGCGCCGCTGTACGCGATATTGAAGCTGAAAATACGGCTGGCCTGATCGATGCCTATTGTGCGGCGGTTGATGATTTTCGGGGAGCTGCCCGTCAAGCTGATGACCTGACTTTGGTGGTCGTCGATATTATCAAAGATCCTAGCGAAGTGGTAACCCTTCCCGTTGCCGATACCACGGCTGTTGTTGTAACCGCTGATCAATAA